Within the Acinonyx jubatus isolate Ajub_Pintada_27869175 chromosome E4, VMU_Ajub_asm_v1.0, whole genome shotgun sequence genome, the region CGCCTTCTcaatttctcattctctttttcctttatatataatatatgtatttatatacatacactataTATGCGTTTTTGTATGTATTGTGCACATATGTACGCAAAAAGTTGTGGAAGTTGTCCTAATATCTCCTATTTTCTTTGCATGTGAAGACTTTCAGTTTCCCAGACTCATTATTATGAGATTTTTTCAGTGTGTTTCAACGTCCCTCTATGGATTTAGGACATTGCACCTGCCAATTTCTATTCCAGAGACGGATTCGATTGttacatttctgtggttttatCTCTCAGGAAGGTGTTTTCCAAATGACTTCCAGAAATATATTTGAGGATAGCTATGCTTTTGTTcatattgttgtttttttcaccCAGAATAACTCTGACCTTTATATTCATGCCCAGATGCTATTtgaacagttatttattttgtcttctctgtATCTGTGGTTGTAAACATCTCACTTCCTCAACATTTAAAGAACCAGTTATCCTCACCAGTAAAAGGAGGAGGAAGCCTAGGGAAGTTTTTGCCGGCCTAACCAGCTTGTTTTAAACTCAACATGAGGGATGAGAGGCAATGTGATTGGGTGGGAATAGTGTTGGCTTTAGAATCAGATATATCAGAGTTCAAGTTCTAGGTGACCATGTAACTTATTATCCAAATCAGGACACTTCGGAGAGTGAAAGAGGTCAGTATGAATAATTTATAggtaacacatatttatttaggtATTATAGGTAACACAATTTATCTGTAATACATATATCCTGGAACCATTAACTAACCAGGTATTCTTGAGCTAGTTATTAAAATCTCTGTGTTTCAGCTGCCTTATCTCTCAAAAGGGGCTACTAATACCCTCCTGGTAACAGTTTCATAAACATTAGAGATAACATATGACTGAGTGTCCAGCACAGAGATAcagagatgctcaataaatgtcaactaGTCATCATTTTAGCTGCAGCCTCAGTTGAGCTGTGGCCGCTCTCCGCACCACAACTCCCCAACCCCACTACTGCCCGAATATCACCCTCTTTATGCAAAGCCATTACCTTTGCCTCATTTTCAAAAGTGTATTTATCTTCTCAGTCTGGTGAAGAATGAAGTGGCATGATCAAGGTCACATCAGAGATCAGGCAAAGATCACCTGGACCCATTGCTAACCATCATCCCCAACCTTTTCCAATTGATAAAATTCTCCCTGACCAAATGGCTTTGTCCTCCTCATTAGACCCCTTCCTTTCTGTAAAGTGGTTTGGCCATGTTTACCCTAGTATtgtataattttagatttaccaAGCTGTGCAGGGAGATGTGGGGAAGGGTATTCTAGAGATGCCACCTGCAACTGTGATTATAACTGTCAACACTACATGGAGTGCTGCCCTGATTTCAAGAAAGTCTGCACTGTGGGTAAGTCCTGACAGCTAGTGTCTCCCCTGCCAAGCAGCACTGTTCTGTGAGTCCCCTTGCAGCCCCTTCCAGTGCTGTTTCCACACTACTGCGCTTCTTTTTGCTTAAATGCCTTTCCCTTCCTTGCATAAATGTTGCAGCGTGCTGTACCTAAGGATGGTGTCAAAGCTCATGACtcttgggggagggaagaggaggggagcctgggactCTGACAGGTGCACAAGGTTATTGACTAGTCCAAGTAAAATATCTTGTTGTAAATAGAGAATGCTGTGACTCAGGAGTCATCAAGTAAATAGTAATGAGTACTATTCACTTACCAATCAGAGATATAACTGCTTAGTGATGGGGTTCTTCCATAGCTTCATCAAAAGAATCCATGGATATAAAATAATCTTATCTACTGTTTGACTGTTTGATATAAACATGTTTCTAAATTGTCTGAAAAAAGTCACTTTAAGTACGAAGCATTAGTGTCTTATGAGGAATGTCAGTTAAAACccaaaggttttaaattttaaatgatgggTGGTATTTCACCTGAATGCATTTTTAGATCATTTTGTTAACACGGGCATTTCATATCCAATTTatgaaaattatcattaaaagtGGTTCAAAGTTATGTTTACTTTAGAATTTGTATGTGAAGTTGATAAATATACTGCTGTACAATTATGTGTTGTTGAAGGTGATAATTTCAAAGAGGCTTTGGTAAAGTTATTGTGTCTCTAACCAAGGCTTATTTTGAAATGAGCAAGTATAATCCATGCCACGGGATTAGGCTGAAATCTTTCAACGCCACATGTTGCCCAGTTCATCATAATAAAAGTCTCTGCATTATAAATGATTTCTGAGCCTAAACAGTGACCCATCTATATTATGCCAGCTCTTTGGAATATTGTAGGATCTGAACATTCACTTAAAAAGCATCTATTACAAAGCAGTGGTGTGACATGGAGAGGATGGGGGGATTTCATATGAAGGGTTCCCACTTTTCCATTGTCCGTATGTGAAATGATTCAGCACTGGGGTGTCTCTTAGAGTCTTGAAAGGCAAGAGAAGCTTCCCTGAGGCACCATATTTCCTTCCTGACTTCTCCACTTAGAAAActgtgtattttccaaatttcaaataaaagacTCAGAAATGCACTTTTGGAACTCTAGGCAGCTATAAGGTGGGAAATGGCTATCAGTACATGGGTGTGGCTGCATAATCAGTaatctatgttttgttttgctctggaTAGAGCTTTCCTGTAAAGGCCGCTGCTTCGAGTCCTTTGCAAGAGGGAGGGAGTGCGACTGTGACTCGGAATGTAAGAAGTATGGCAAGTGCTGTTCCGATTATGAGAATTTTTGTGGAAAAGGTAAGCATCGTGGTATCAGTCAGCGCCTCTCAGTACAGCCCGATCTATGCACCTACCTTAGCTTTGCTGATAATGTCCAATATGCACTCCACCCAAGGACTTGATTTTACTAGCACAAGCCATTTCATATTAATTTTGCTTCACCAAGATGAATTGATGAAGGAAAGCCTCTTCCAACAGCACTGCCTGGTTCTGCCAGTCTCCAGGAGCTCCAGAGATCGCTGGTTGAGGAATAGAGAGAACAGGGGCTGAGTGCACATACTTTTTCCTCAGGTGTGGTTCAATTTCAGGTGCAATTAACAGTAACCAGCTCATTCCAGGATTTCTTGTTTCACCCTAACAGTGCTGACCCCACAAAGTCAGCAGTCCTTTGAGTTAGCTGTGCTTTTGGCTTCAGAGTTTTTGAGTGTATATTGAAGGACAGAATGACACAGCTTCTCTAAACTAGTAAATTTAGGAGTTTGATTAAAGACACTAAAGTTATAGGCAAACCTACCGAGAAGTTGTCAACTGTCTGTTGTATGTCCCTTCTCATCTCTGGAGCCCATGGTCATCTCTATCTAAATCCCTGTGTGTGACAGAGTCAATAAAAAGGGATATTGCTCCATTTTAAAATCCTCCTCTCTGGTTATAGGTCCTGGAGAACTAATCTGAGAGTATAATAAAACTTCAGATTTtccaaaacagtttaaaaaagacttaaataatgAATTCCTTTCTTTACCAAATGTTTATTCTTAAATTATACTTTGTTGAAACAATGATATTTGTGAaggtaaaagtgaaaataagcatTGCTTGCATAATCTTATTCTATTTAAACAAGACTGTACGTCCTGCTTCTTTTGAACAGTGGAGAAATAAGGTAAAAAACTGTTTATCAGCATAGTTGAGGGATATTTCTTAACTGGTCAATGTTTTCATTGGAAAGCAGTCCAAAAATGATGGAGACAACACCCTCATAATCAAAAACTGAGTGTGGAGTTCCTGCAGCTTTCAGAAGGACCCATGATGAAggatacatatttattcattgcCCTGATAATGGTTTTGGCtgtgaaacaaaaaagaatttattttggaTGGAAGATGAGTGGGAAGGAAGGTTGGGTAGAGAGTGATGAAGCATTGAAAGAACGTGCTAAAGACCATACTACCGGGTGCTGGGTCAGATTACTTGAGGTTTAAGTAggactcaacaacaacaaatttgaTGAAGGTCATGCTTCATTTACAGAATTCACAAAGATAGTCAGGGTCTCAAGTGAAAATAATGGAACCACCCAGAGcttcaatacttcattttttacaAATAACAACTGAACCATCATACGACACACCTCTTAGTTGTTTCGGGATTGCTATAGACACGGCTGGTAGGCATCTATACATTTCAAAATCATAGCGTTTCAAGCGCTGAAAAAATGTGGGTGAAAAAACAGTCCAAGAGGTTGTTTGGCTCAAGATTATGAGCTAGTAGATGGCAGAACTGAGCTGTTtgggggaagacagaggaaggtgTGGGGTGGTCAGCTCACGGATACTGCACGGGCAGGAGTTTCTGGGATGTTTAGTCAGAGCAGCAGGATTTATCACAACTCCCTCTACCCAGAACATCTCGTCCTCTGCTTTCTTATCCTCTAGaagtccctttccttttcttctcgtTCCTAATGATCAAAACACATCCCTTGTCTTCTCTTCTAGACACAGAAAGGGTAGGAGGACGGGTGAGAAAAGGTTTCAAAGATACACACCAAACCATTAACAGTTGTTTAACTTGGGGAAGGGCAACACATTTCGAGAAAAGCATAATGTGAAGGTGTGAACTGTTTACAAGACTAAATATTCATGTACAGCTTTTGtaattagaaagaagaaaggtggattggcatcattttatttaaatgaatatgaaaacaggACAGATGTACttattatatttctctttgtgAGAGCACAAATACCTGTCATTCACATGCAGTAATTATTTTTACCATCATAGAAGATTGGCATAAGGTATGGAGTTgagttgagggtttttttttgttgttgttttgttttgttttaggagagagagagcgagaaagattgggagaatcttaagcaggctctatgcttaatgtggagcctgatgcaggtttcgatcctatgaccctgggatcatgccctgagctgaaatcaagagtcggactctcaactgactgagtcacccaggtgcccctagagtcaGGTATTTTTTAGGCAGAGAAACACCTTCAGAAATCATCTAGAATAAAATCAATACGCAgatctgaaaacaaaattcaagaagGGTTAgttcatttgcccaaggtcacaagggTAGAGATTTGCAGGGCTAGGGCTGGAATTCAGGTTTATATTTTATAGCAATGCTCCTCAGAATTAATCACTTTGTGGTAATTAGTGTTAGGCTAAGGGCCTGCCTACACTGGTTTTCACCAGCCTCTATTCTTGAAGCCAGATGTGTCCATGCCTTTCACAGTTAAGAGTTGCTGATGAACGTCAACAAGATGTTAACTGACTTGTCTCGCTTGGCCTCAGTGCATAATCCCCCATCACCATCTTCAAAGACTGTACCTCCAGCTCCAGGAGCATCTCAAACCATCAAATCAACAACCAAACGTTCACCCAAATCACCAAACAAGAAGAAGACTAAGAAAGTTATAGAATCAGAGGAAATAACAGAAGGTAGGAAGATGACAGATGTAATAAAAGGTTTTGAGATGGACTAAGCTGTAGGTGAACTACTTTTAAAAGACTCTTCATAGAAAAAGGGAATCATATGAGTCATGAAAGGCTTATTACACTTCTTAAAAAGTGTGTTTTAAGTCAAAGTTTAAGCCAAATTATAAACCCTCAGATATTTTTCTTACAACTGAACCCAGCATGGGTGTAGGTTACAATAATCAGAAGACAAAtctcattgggaaaaaaaaagcccagattTTCTGCAGAATAATTTGATTCTGTGAGACATGGGGAATTTGAGAGAAAGTAATATATATTGCTAGTATCTGTGATAAGCTTAGCTACCTGGCTTTTAACTGACAAATTTAAAGAGCAGTTGATCATATTActgataaattaaaaaagcagAACACGGACATTTGCAGAGCAGTCAACAACATTTCTCATTGTATTTGGACTGGCGTTTTTTGCTTTCAATTGCAGTTGGTGTGATCAacctttttatttgatttatagaacattctgtttctgaaaatcaagagtcttcttcctcctcttcctcttcctcttcaactATTCGGAAAGTCAAGTCTTCCAAAAATTCAGCTGCtaataaagaattaaagaagaaaccCAAAGGTTTGAGCATTGATAAAGATCAAAGACTATATCAAtgccatattaaaaataattctctaaaAGCAATGCGTGTTGGTAGAATGGTTTGAGGACATTTCAATACTTGGGGCATGTAtagatttgtaaaaataatttgtaaaaattattttagaagataCTAATGAGAACTTCCTATAGGAAACTAGTGCAGAGCAGCTAAGAAAGCACTCTTAAAACCAAGGATAAGAAGATGCTATAGCAGCAGCTCTGGAAACACAGGATGGCACCGGAGATGattatttatggtttttgattttcattcctGTCTacctatcatttttctttcttctccttcctctgtgttccttgtggtttttgctttcccttttatttttccttattttattttgcacacaTTTATATGCTGCTTTAAGTGTTTTAAAACGTTAATCCATTAAAGTCTCATACACATGTCTGGGAAAGGCAATATTATTAACCACGTTTTACagatcctttttattatttttctaataaattatgTCATatctggctgattttttttttttgtagtagaGACTGTCCCACAGAGTAGGCTATTACCTCctaaaaaaagattccttttgttctgtttttttttaatttcctgaaattCTAAAATACATTCTCTTTCTCCAGGAAATACTGAATTTTGGATACTGGAGTTTCAAAGAACTCTATTTCCTGGGTGGTTGTTATTTCCCCTGAAGCCTTTACTCTGGCAGAATAGCCAAATAGTCTTTGAATCATCCAGAGTCTTGCATACAATGCAAGTGCAATACATGTTAAATGGAACTCCTCTCAGGGATGAGCTCTTGATGTGCTCTTTGGGTAGCTGCTAGGAGAAATCCTGTTCAACAAGGTCTTTGGCTGCCATGGCATCCTAATCCCCTCTCTGTATCCCTGGGCTGCTGAGTTTAGGTgggcagaggaaagggaagagctAACAGCTGTGTGTATGGAAACAGATTAGTAGGGACCGCGGGAGTGACTGGAACAGACTCCTGGGGTGTAGTTGTAGAGGCTTCCGAGGCCAATTGGTACAGTTAATCTTGAAGATGTTGGAACTAGGTTTCCAGAAGGAAGAGTGCAGCGCTCAACAGTGTGAAGTAAAAGGAGTGGAGGAAGTGAGAGGCAAAGAACATTAATATAAAGAGATGAATTCGTGTAGTTGATCATGTTGGTAATTTCAAAGTTGCCACttgtttctatacattaatagTATAGACTTTTACTTGTGCTTTTTCATCCCTTCTCATCAATTCCCTAAAATAGCCCAATCAGATAAGTTAATCATTTCCCATTTTACAACAAATTAATGAATTACAGGTTAGCAATTTGCCTACAGATAAAGCAGTTTGATCAGCTATCAACACAGCTAGCTGGTAAGGACGAGCTCTTTAGGTCATTATGGAAAActattcaaaagtaaaaaatgtgcatattttttttctagtaaaagataacaagaaggaaaaaactcCTAAAAAGAAACCTAACCCTGAACCACCAGTTGTAGATGAAGATGGAAGTGGCCTGGACAATGGTGACGTCAAGCTCACCCCGACTCCTGACATTCCTACCGCCCAACGCAATAAAGTTACCACACCTCCCGAGATTACAACAGTCAAACCGACAAATCCAAAACCCAGTCTTCCACCTAATTCTGATACACCCAAAGAGACATCTTCAACAACGAGTGAGGAGACAGCAGTTGAAACTAAAGAGACTCCTATAACGAATAAACAGACttcaaatagagaaaaagagactACTTCACCTAAAGAGAAACAAAGTGCAGAGAAAACACCTGCTAAAGATTTTATACCCACATCCAAAGCTCCTAGTACATCTACACCAAAAGCTGAAACTACAACCAAATCTCCtgctcccaccaccaccaagaaacCTGTTCCCACTACCCCCAAGAAGCCTGCACCCACCACCAAAGAGcctgcacccaccacccccaagaAGCCTGCACCCACCACCAAAGAGcctgcacccaccacccccaagaAGCCTGCACCCACCACCAAAGAGcctgcacccaccacccccaagaAGCCTGCACCCACGACCAAAGAGCCTGGACCCACCACCCCCAAGAAGCCTGCACCCACCACCAAAGAGcctgcacccaccacccccaagaAGCCTGCACCCACCACCAAAGAGcctgcacccaccacccccaagaAGCCTGCACCCACGACGAAAGAGCCTGCACCCACTACCCCCAAGAAGCCTGCACCCACCACCAAAGAGcctgcacccaccacccccaagaAGCCTGCACCCACGACTAAAGAGCCTGCACCCACTACCCCCAAGAAGCCTGCACCCACCACCAAAGAGCCTACACCTACCAAGGAGTCTGCACCAATGGCCCCTACGGAGcctgcacccaccacccccaagaAGTCTGCTCCCACCACTCCTAAGGAGCCTGCATCCACTACCACCAAAGAACCTCCACCCACAGCCCCCACGGAGCCTGCACTCACCACTCCAAAGGAGCCTACACCCACTGCCCCCAAGGAGGctgcacccaccacccccaacaAGCCTGCTCCTACTACCACCAAGGAACCTGCACCCACAGCCCCCAAGGAGCCTGCACCTACCACCCCCAAGGAACCTGCACCCACAGCCCCCAAGGAGGctgcacccaccacccccaacaAGCCTGCTCCTACTACCACCAAGGAACCTGCACCCACAGCCCCCAAGGAGCCTGCACCTACCACCCCCAAGGAACCTGCACCCACAGCCCCCAAGGAGGctgcacccaccacccccaacaAGCCTGCTCCTACTACCACCAAGGAACCTGCACCCACAGCCCCCAAGGAGCCTGCACCTACCACCCCCAAGGAACCTGCACCCATGGCACCCACGGAGCCTGCACCCACCACTCCCAAGGAACCTGTACCCACAGCCCCCAAGGAACCTGCTCCCAGCATTCCCAAGGAGCCTGCACCCAGAGCCCCCAAGGAACCTGCTCCCAGCATTCCCAAGGAGCTTGCACCCATGGCTCCCGCGGAGCCTGCACCCACCACTCCCAAGGAGCCTGCACCCACAGCCCCCAAGGAACCTGCTCCCAGCATTCCCAAAGAACCTGCACCCACAGCCCCCAAGGAACCTGCTCCGAGCATTCCCAAGGAGCCTGCACCCATGGCCCCCAACAAGCCTGCTCCTATTACCACCAAGGAACCTGCACCCATGGCCCCCACAGAGCCTACACCTACCACCCCCAAGGAGCCTGCACCCACCGCCCCCAAGGAGCCTGAACCCACCACTCCCAAGGAGcctgcacccaccacccccaaggagcctgcacccaccacccccaaggAGCCTGCACCCACCGCTCCCAAGGAGcctgcacccaccacccccaaggagcctgcacccaccacccccaaggAGCCTGCACCCACCACTCCCAAGGAGCCTGCACCCACCACTCCCAAGGAGcctgcacccaccacccccaaggAGCCTGCACCCACCACTCCCAAGGAGcctgcacccaccacccccaaggAGCCTGCACCCACCACTCCCAAGGAGCCTGCACCCACAGCCCCCAAAGAACCTGCTCCCAGCATTCCCAAGGAGCCTGCACCCACAGCCCCCAAAGAACCTGCTCCCAGCATTCCCAAGGAGCCTGCACCCACAGCCCCCAAAGAACCTGCTCCCAGCATTCCGAAGGAGCCTGCACCCACAGTCCCCAAGGAGACtgctcccaccaccaccaaggagCCCATCCCCAAACTTCTCAAGGAGCCCACTCCAGCTTCTCTTGAGACACCTGCTCCAACCAACTCAGAGGGCTCTACTACAACCACCATGGAGCCTCCCACTACTCCCAAAAACCCTGCTGAATCAACTCCTGAGTTTCCCAAAGAACCCACACCAAAGGCTCTTGAAAACAGTCCCAAAGAACCTGTTATACCTGTAACTAAGGCTCCTGGAGTGACCACACCTGAAATCACTACAACAGCTAaagacaaaacaacagaaaaagacatACACATGACACCTGGAATTATGGCCGCTGTACCTACATCAACTCCGACAGAAGAAAAGACCACTGATTCCAAAACAAGAACAACCACACAAGTAACATCAGCCACATCATCCAAAAATACTCCTCAAGCCACAACTCTTGCACCCAAAGTAATGACTACAACAAAAAAGGCAACTACATCTGAAGAGACTATGAATAAACCCGAAGAAACCACAGCTGCGCCAAAAGACAGAGCTAATCCTAAAGTGTCAACTCCTAAATCCCAAAAGCCAACCAAAGCACCAAAAAAGCCCACTTCTACCAAAAAGCCAAACACGATACCTAAAGGGAGAAAACCAAAGACTACACCAACTCCCCCAAGGATGACTACATCGACAGTGCCCAAATTACACCCCACCTCTTCCACAAAAATCATTCTCCAAACTACCACCAGCCCCAACCAAACACCTAACTCAGAAATAGTTGAAGTAAAGCCAAATAAGGATGGAGATGCTGCAGGAGAAAAACCTCACGTGATCCTCAGGCCCCCTGTGTTAACTCCTATATTTATCCCAGGCACGGATATCTTAGTGAGAGGATCCAATCAAGACATTGCCATCAACTCCATGCTTTCAGGTAACAAGCATcagttactttgttttaaaattggtaatgttaaatttatttggaCCAGAATGCCAAGTCAGTATCACTCTATTGAAGTACATTATCTAGAATCCTGAACTTGTTAATTTGTGGAGTTTTACAGCTTCTCCATAGGTAAGCAGAGGAGTAATTGTAGTAAGGTTATTTGGTCTTTGGAAAATCATGTAATAACCTAGTGTGCTAGGAACTTAGTGCATCTGTGTCTATATGTAGACACAGTGTATAGAATGTCAAAAATACTTAAGTGGAAGTCTATCCTTAAAAGAGTATAACGCAAAGCAAAAACCTGCAATATTATTCTTTACCAAACCAAGTCTCAAAGGCAATCTGAACTCAAAAATGGAATTTTGTGTTGGGATCAAATATCCTATAATTATCTAATACATGTAGATAATGGGTAACCTGGCCTATTCCAATTcgtaacttatttttatatattactttttgAATAATGATCACTTTTAAGTAAAACAATTAtgaaatctctctcttctttttcatttttgaaatacacACACCTCCCACTAGTCCCTTCAAAGGCTGAGGAAAAGGTGAACAGAGGAAAACAACACTGTGGGAGGATTTGAAAAGAATGGGAACACTTTTCgcattttcttttatcttggcttaattttttgttttagatgaGACTAATTTATGCAACGGTAAGCCAGTAGATGGGCTGACTGCTTTGCGCAATGGAACATTAGTTGCATTTCGAGGTGAGCTATGCacgtatttctttttctgctcttcaTTTTGTTCTTGGCATTTGGGAGAACCAAAGAAAAGTGGAAGTTTGGGTTAAGCTTTCTGGAGGGAAACTGATTGATGAACGTACCTCACACAGTATTATGAGAACCTGAGAGTAATAACCAAAATGTAAGATTAACAAAATTGGACAtattgggagagacagacaaaaaaagaacttgaagagATACTACTAAGATTTTTCGTTCCATTAGAATGAAAAGGTAGTTCATAGTTTGATTTCGTGTCAAATGAAACATCAGGATTTGTATTACTTGCTctattttacttgaaaataacATCTTGATTGCGATGTTTTCTACAGTGCTACATTGTGTGTGAGTGTAACAGAGCAGCATTTACTTCCTGTTAATTCTCTGCTGTGCCTTCTGCTGGTCCAGTcctcttatattttaattaaatctgACCGGAAACAAATCATAGACTAGCACAGTAGAGGCTAAAGAGATTTTGGCAGTCATTGAATTATAACTCCTTGGTTCTAAAAGgtaaagagatggagagagaagtgACTTTCTGTTAAGTCACAAAGCCAGAAGTTTctagagaaactggaaaattaaAGTATTTCAAAGGCTTGAACTTCAGACTTGAGAAATCTCTACTCTCAGAAATGTTCAAATACTAACTATACTAGTCCTCATGGTATTGACTAAACTTGTcatgtaatgcttatttattcaatCTGTTCTTACGataaactaaatttttttcattttggtttctttattgGGATTCATTCAGCTTGTAGGCTGATAGATCACTTTC harbors:
- the PRG4 gene encoding proteoglycan 4 isoform X15, whose translation is MEWKILPMYLLLLSVFLIQQVSSQDLPSCAGRCGEGYSRDATCNCDYNCQHYMECCPDFKKVCTVELSCKGRCFESFARGRECDCDSECKKYGKCCSDYENFCGKVHNPPSPSSKTVPPAPGASQTIKSTTKRSPKSPNKKKTKKVIESEEITEEHSVSENQESSSSSSSSSSTIRKVKSSKNSAANKELKKKPKVKDNKKEKTPKKKPNPEPPVVDEDGSGLDNGDVKLTPTPDIPTAQRNKVTTPPEITTVKPTNPKPSLPPNSDTPKETSSTTSEETAVETKETPITNKQTSNREKETTSPKEKQSAEKTPAKDFIPTSKAPSTSTPKAETTTKSPAPTTTKKPVPTTPKKPAPTTKEPAPTTPKKPAPTTKEPAPTTPKKPAPTTKEPAPTTPKKPAPTTKEPGPTTPKKPAPTTKEPAPTTPKKPAPTTKEPAPTTPKKPAPTTKEPAPTTPKKPAPTTKEPAPTTPKKPAPTTKEPAPTTPKKPAPTTKEPTPTTPKKSAPTTPKEPASTTTKEPPPTAPTEPALTTPKEPTPTAPKEAAPTTPNKPAPTTTKEPAPTAPKEPAPTTPKEPAPTAPKEAAPTTPNKPAPTTTKEPAPTAPKEPAPTTPNKPAPTTTKEPAPTAPKEPAPTTPKEPAPMAPTEPAPTTPKEPVPTAPKEPAPSIPKEPAPSIPKEPAPTAPKEPAPSIPKEPAPMAPNKPAPITTKEPAPMAPTEPTPTTPKEPAPTTPKEPAPTAPKEPAPTTPKEPAPTTPKEPAPTTPKEPAPTTPKEPAPTTPKEPAPTTPKEPAPTTPKEPAPTTPKEPAPTAPKEPAPSIPKEPAPTAPKEPAPSIPKEPAPTAPKEPAPSIPKEPAPTVPKETAPTTTKEPIPKLLKEPTPASLETPAPTNSEGSTTTTMEPPTTPKNPAESTPEFPKEPTPKALENSPKEPVIPVTKAPGVTTPEITTTAKDKTTEKDIHMTPGIMAAVPTSTPTEEKTTDSKTRTTTQVTSATSSKNTPQATTLAPKVMTTTKKATTSEETMNKPEETTAAPKDRANPKVSTPKSQKPTKAPKKPTSTKKPNTIPKGRKPKTTPTPPRMTTSTVPKLHPTSSTKIILQTTTSPNQTPNSEIVEVKPNKDGDAAGEKPHVILRPPVLTPIFIPGTDILVRGSNQDIAINSMLSDETNLCNGKPVDGLTALRNGTLVAFRGHYFWMLSPFSPPSPARKITEVWGIPSPIDTVFTRCNCEGKTFFFKDSQYWRFTNDIKDAGYPKQIVKGFGGLNGKIVAALSIAKYKERPESVYFFKRGGGIQQYIYKQEPVRKCTGRRPAINYSVYGETTQVRRRRFERAIGPSQTHTIRIRYSPVRVSYQDKGFLHNEVKMSLYWRGFPNVVTSAIALPNTRKPDGYDYYAFSKDQYYNIDEPSRTARVITTRSGRTLSNVWYNCP
- the PRG4 gene encoding proteoglycan 4 isoform X4, encoding MEWKILPMYLLLLSVFLIQQVSSQDLPSCAGRCGEGYSRDATCNCDYNCQHYMECCPDFKKVCTVELSCKGRCFESFARGRECDCDSECKKYGKCCSDYENFCGKVHNPPSPSSKTVPPAPGASQTIKSTTKRSPKSPNKKKTKKVIESEEITEEHSVSENQESSSSSSSSSSTIRKVKSSKNSAANKELKKKPKVKDNKKEKTPKKKPNPEPPVVDEDGSGLDNGDVKLTPTPDIPTAQRNKVTTPPEITTVKPTNPKPSLPPNSDTPKETSSTTSEETAVETKETPITNKQTSNREKETTSPKEKQSAEKTPAKDFIPTSKAPSTSTPKAETTTKSPAPTTTKKPVPTTPKKPAPTTKEPAPTTPKKPAPTTKEPAPTTPKKPAPTTKEPAPTTPKKPAPTTKEPGPTTPKKPAPTTKEPAPTTPKKPAPTTKEPAPTTPKKPAPTTKEPAPTTPKKPAPTTKEPAPTTPKKPAPTTKEPAPTTPKKPAPTTKEPTPTTPKKSAPTTPKEPASTTTKEPPPTAPTEPALTTPKEPTPTAPKEAAPTTPNKPAPTTTKEPAPTAPKEPAPTTPKEPAPTAPKEAAPTTPNKPAPTTTKEPAPTAPKEPAPTTPNKPAPTTTKEPAPTAPKEPAPTTPKEPAPMAPTEPAPTTPKEPVPTAPKEPAPSIPKEPAPRAPKEPAPSIPKELAPMAPAEPAPTTPKEPAPTAPKEPAPSIPKEPAPTAPKEPAPSIPKEPAPMAPTEPTPTTPKEPAPTTPKEPAPTAPKEPAPTTPKEPAPTTPKEPAPTTPKEPAPTTPKEPAPTTPKEPAPTTPKEPAPTTPKEPAPTTPKEPAPTAPKEPAPSIPKEPAPTAPKEPAPSIPKEPAPTAPKEPAPSIPKEPAPTVPKETAPTTTKEPIPKLLKEPTPASLETPAPTNSEGSTTTTMEPPTTPKNPAESTPEFPKEPTPKALENSPKEPVIPVTKAPGVTTPEITTTAKDKTTEKDIHMTPGIMAAVPTSTPTEEKTTDSKTRTTTQVTSATSSKNTPQATTLAPKVMTTTKKATTSEETMNKPEETTAAPKDRANPKVSTPKSQKPTKAPKKPTSTKKPNTIPKGRKPKTTPTPPRMTTSTVPKLHPTSSTKIILQTTTSPNQTPNSEIVEVKPNKDGDAAGEKPHVILRPPVLTPIFIPGTDILVRGSNQDIAINSMLSDETNLCNGKPVDGLTALRNGTLVAFRGHYFWMLSPFSPPSPARKITEVWGIPSPIDTVFTRCNCEGKTFFFKDSQYWRFTNDIKDAGYPKQIVKGFGGLNGKIVAALSIAKYKERPESVYFFKRGGGIQQYIYKQEPVRKCTGRRPAINYSVYGETTQVRRRRFERAIGPSQTHTIRIRYSPVRVSYQDKGFLHNEVKMSLYWRGFPNVVTSAIALPNTRKPDGYDYYAFSKDQYYNIDEPSRTARVITTRSGRTLSNVWYNCP